Proteins encoded within one genomic window of Streptomyces sp. NBC_00523:
- a CDS encoding ABC transporter substrate-binding protein, translated as MPPISGPARSAALLTAALLLLTACGGPPSGKADAAGRADGYPVTLKNCGRTVTVDAAPRRAVSVDQGTTEIMLSLGLQDRMAATATWTDPVMKGLEKANAGVERIADNRPSSEKVLDQEPDFVAADFESTLAKGGVAPREQFEKLGVPTYVAPADCTAKDNTKDGDGVRTGALTMDSVYAEVNDLARVFGVPERGEKLVARLRDRIRKATDGIDGSGTSVMYWFANSESPYLAGCCGAPGIMTRELGLKNVFDDTRDEWPQINWETVADRNPDVLVIGDLTRKSQTAESAAGKIAFLESNPVTKKMDAVRHKRYVLLSGQAMNPTIRTVEGIELVAAGLRDFGLTG; from the coding sequence GTGCCGCCGATATCCGGCCCCGCCCGTTCCGCCGCCCTGCTCACCGCCGCGCTCCTGCTGCTGACGGCCTGCGGGGGACCCCCCTCCGGCAAGGCCGACGCGGCGGGCAGGGCGGACGGCTATCCGGTCACCCTCAAGAACTGCGGGCGCACCGTCACCGTGGACGCCGCACCCCGCCGCGCGGTCTCCGTCGACCAGGGCACCACGGAGATCATGCTCTCGCTCGGCCTCCAGGACCGGATGGCGGCCACCGCCACCTGGACCGATCCGGTGATGAAGGGCCTGGAGAAGGCCAACGCGGGCGTGGAGCGGATCGCCGACAACCGCCCCTCGTCCGAGAAGGTCCTCGACCAGGAGCCCGACTTCGTCGCCGCCGACTTCGAGTCGACCCTCGCCAAGGGCGGCGTCGCCCCGCGCGAACAGTTCGAGAAGCTGGGCGTCCCCACCTATGTCGCGCCCGCCGACTGCACCGCCAAGGACAACACCAAGGACGGCGACGGCGTCCGCACCGGCGCGCTCACCATGGACAGCGTGTACGCCGAAGTGAACGACCTGGCCCGCGTGTTCGGCGTGCCCGAGCGCGGCGAGAAGCTGGTCGCGCGGCTCCGCGACCGTATCCGGAAGGCCACCGACGGCATCGACGGATCCGGCACCTCCGTCATGTACTGGTTCGCCAACTCCGAGTCCCCCTATCTGGCGGGCTGCTGCGGGGCGCCGGGCATCATGACCCGGGAGCTGGGCCTGAAGAACGTCTTCGACGACACGCGCGACGAATGGCCCCAGATCAACTGGGAGACCGTCGCCGACCGGAACCCGGACGTCCTCGTCATCGGCGACCTCACCCGCAAGTCGCAGACCGCCGAGAGCGCCGCCGGGAAGATCGCCTTCCTGGAGTCCAACCCCGTCACGAAGAAGATGGACGCCGTACGCCACAAGCGCTACGTCCTGCTCAGCGGCCAGGCCATGAACCCGACCATCCGCACGGTCGAGGGCATCGAGCTGGTGGCCGCCGGGCTGCGCGACTTCGGACTCACGGGGTGA
- a CDS encoding beta-ketoacyl-[acyl-carrier-protein] synthase family protein, with product MRTPAIAVTGLGMITPVGNDTESTWDGVCGAVSPARTIPALAGCAIDFACVVDGIDLDAEIGRRTAFRMGRYVKFAVLAAREAVADAGLDPAGWDGSRVAVVVGTSSGGSAHLTDQALVLERRGPEATSPAGVLLTIPNMPAAEIAIEMRATGPSMAPCTACSSGVTALSVARDLLATGQCDVAIAGATESTVFPIAMTGFARSGAAALADGDLSRLSRPFAADRAGLVMGEGAAVMVLERAADAEARGAEPRALLAGTGATTDAHHPTSPHPDGRIARAAVEAALRDAGWRADEVEHVNAHGTATVRNDAAEAALISRVYPHRPPVTAPKGVLGHCMGAAGAIEAGLTILTLQRGVVPPVANLDAPAPGFDIDCVTKVPLVRPVRRAVSHSFGFGGHNAVVALERP from the coding sequence ATGAGGACCCCGGCCATCGCCGTCACCGGGCTCGGCATGATCACCCCGGTCGGCAACGACACCGAGTCCACCTGGGACGGGGTGTGCGGCGCCGTGAGCCCGGCGCGCACCATCCCCGCGCTCGCCGGGTGCGCGATCGACTTCGCCTGCGTGGTAGACGGCATCGACCTGGACGCCGAGATCGGCCGCCGTACGGCCTTCCGGATGGGCCGGTACGTCAAGTTCGCGGTCCTGGCCGCCCGGGAGGCCGTCGCCGACGCCGGGCTCGACCCGGCCGGCTGGGACGGCAGCCGGGTCGCGGTCGTCGTCGGCACCAGCAGCGGGGGCTCCGCGCACCTCACCGACCAGGCGCTCGTGCTGGAGCGGCGGGGCCCCGAGGCGACCTCACCGGCCGGGGTCCTGCTGACGATCCCCAACATGCCCGCCGCCGAGATCGCGATCGAGATGCGGGCCACCGGCCCCAGCATGGCGCCCTGCACGGCCTGTTCGTCCGGCGTCACCGCGCTCTCCGTCGCCCGCGACCTGCTGGCCACCGGGCAGTGCGACGTGGCCATCGCGGGGGCGACCGAGTCGACGGTCTTCCCGATCGCCATGACCGGCTTCGCCCGGTCCGGGGCCGCCGCCCTCGCGGACGGCGACCTGTCCCGGCTCAGCCGGCCCTTCGCCGCCGACCGGGCCGGACTCGTCATGGGCGAGGGAGCCGCGGTCATGGTGCTGGAACGCGCCGCCGACGCGGAGGCCAGGGGCGCCGAACCCCGGGCCCTGCTCGCCGGGACCGGCGCCACCACGGACGCCCACCACCCCACCAGCCCGCACCCCGACGGCCGGATCGCCCGGGCCGCCGTCGAGGCCGCCCTGCGCGACGCGGGCTGGCGGGCCGACGAGGTGGAGCACGTCAACGCGCACGGCACCGCGACCGTACGCAACGACGCCGCCGAGGCCGCGCTGATCAGCCGGGTGTACCCGCACCGTCCACCCGTCACCGCGCCCAAGGGCGTGCTCGGGCACTGCATGGGCGCGGCCGGGGCGATCGAGGCGGGGCTGACGATCCTCACCCTCCAGCGCGGGGTCGTCCCGCCGGTCGCCAACCTGGACGCGCCCGCGCCCGGGTTCGACATCGACTGCGTCACGAAGGTGCCGCTGGTCCGGCCGGTCCGCCGGGCCGTCAGCCATTCCTTCGGCTTCGGCGGGCACAACGCGGTGGTGGCCCTGGAACGTCCATGA
- a CDS encoding acyl carrier protein: MSTIHPHITDVLSRTFKVPVAEILPDSTLDSLDMDSLAAAEFAVVLRETTGAELDTGTLTRGTTLAELTAHLHASAGAR; the protein is encoded by the coding sequence ATGAGCACGATCCACCCCCACATCACCGACGTTCTCAGCCGTACCTTCAAGGTGCCCGTGGCCGAGATCCTTCCGGATTCCACGTTGGACAGCCTGGACATGGACTCCCTCGCGGCCGCCGAGTTCGCCGTCGTCCTCCGGGAGACCACCGGGGCCGAGCTGGACACCGGCACCCTCACCCGGGGCACCACCCTCGCCGAGCTCACGGCGCACCTCCACGCGTCGGCCGGCGCCCGATGA
- a CDS encoding acyl-CoA dehydrogenase family protein, with protein MTTMLTGADPLARPLTSVLLGADARREHGFWRRLVATDPFRLPPGPAAGGTPDERLARAYARLRTLNDSLDSAARPASDFRALAALHEWLAPVDPALATIAGIHYNLFLGSLLDHIADSPRDLSDFLALRRTGTFLCTEVAHGNDAAAVETTASYDPVRDGFVLHTPHCGAQKFMPNTGQPGGPKTGLVAARLLAGGADQGVFLLLVPLTDATGPLPGVRVRGLPARMGSPVDHSLTSFDRVFVGREALLTGPQGWIDGDGEFRSVIEGRRRRFLASIARVVTGRISMSASAVGSARATLAVAVRYGGHRQVSAGRGARLPVLAYRTHHGPLAEAMATVFAMSLLHRRVLDRWETAQAGPESGREAAERLVDIAKGWITWQARAVIVESRERCGAQGLLENNGMAALVTGVEGAITAEGDNLAVHARAAAALLADRAPDEPAAPAGGDLTDLRFLVGLLGRAEELWFARAGARAARTAPGDPLGRWNAAAGPALRGVEAHACRQAAEAYAEAVEALPAGADRDRLGELARLFALGRVARDSGNLLAAGHLSAGQAEALTDHTERLIEAVAPHLPELADAFALPEEMLADWPITRAGYAEAYDDPDAHWHTAAGR; from the coding sequence ATGACCACCATGCTCACCGGCGCCGATCCCCTCGCGCGCCCGCTCACCTCCGTACTCCTCGGCGCCGACGCCCGCCGCGAGCACGGATTCTGGCGGCGGCTCGTCGCCACCGACCCGTTCCGGCTGCCCCCCGGGCCGGCGGCCGGCGGCACCCCGGACGAACGGCTCGCCCGCGCGTACGCACGACTGCGCACCCTCAACGACTCCCTGGACAGCGCCGCCCGCCCGGCCTCCGACTTCCGGGCGCTGGCGGCCCTGCACGAGTGGCTGGCCCCCGTCGACCCGGCGCTCGCCACCATCGCGGGCATCCACTACAACCTCTTCCTCGGCAGCCTCCTGGACCACATCGCCGACAGCCCCCGCGACCTGTCGGACTTCCTGGCGCTGCGGCGCACCGGAACCTTCCTGTGTACGGAGGTGGCGCACGGCAACGACGCGGCGGCCGTCGAGACGACCGCCTCCTACGACCCCGTACGCGACGGATTCGTGCTGCACACCCCGCACTGCGGGGCGCAGAAGTTCATGCCCAACACCGGGCAGCCCGGCGGCCCCAAGACGGGTCTCGTCGCCGCGCGGCTGCTGGCCGGCGGGGCCGACCAAGGGGTGTTCCTGCTGCTTGTGCCGCTCACCGATGCCACCGGGCCGCTGCCGGGCGTTCGGGTGCGCGGGCTGCCCGCCCGCATGGGCAGCCCCGTCGACCACAGCCTGACCTCGTTCGACCGGGTCTTCGTGGGACGCGAGGCGCTGCTGACGGGCCCGCAGGGGTGGATCGACGGGGACGGGGAGTTCCGCAGCGTCATCGAGGGTCGCAGGCGCCGCTTCCTCGCCTCCATCGCCCGGGTCGTCACCGGCAGGATCTCCATGAGCGCCAGCGCCGTCGGCTCGGCGCGCGCCACGCTGGCCGTCGCGGTGCGGTACGGCGGCCACCGCCAGGTCTCCGCCGGACGCGGGGCGCGGCTGCCGGTGCTCGCGTACCGCACCCACCACGGGCCGCTCGCCGAAGCCATGGCCACGGTCTTCGCCATGAGCCTGCTGCACCGCCGCGTCCTGGACCGCTGGGAGACGGCCCAGGCGGGGCCCGAGTCCGGGCGGGAGGCGGCCGAGCGCCTGGTGGACATCGCCAAGGGCTGGATCACGTGGCAGGCCAGGGCCGTGATCGTGGAGTCCCGGGAACGCTGCGGCGCCCAGGGCCTCCTGGAGAACAACGGGATGGCCGCGCTCGTCACCGGCGTCGAGGGCGCCATCACCGCCGAGGGCGACAACCTCGCCGTCCACGCCCGGGCCGCCGCCGCCCTGCTCGCCGACCGCGCCCCGGACGAGCCGGCCGCCCCGGCCGGTGGCGACCTCACCGACCTCCGGTTCCTGGTCGGGCTGCTGGGCCGCGCCGAGGAGCTGTGGTTCGCGCGCGCCGGGGCCCGGGCGGCCCGGACGGCGCCCGGCGACCCGCTGGGCCGGTGGAACGCGGCGGCGGGCCCGGCGCTGCGCGGGGTCGAGGCGCACGCCTGCCGGCAGGCGGCCGAGGCGTACGCGGAGGCGGTCGAGGCGCTGCCCGCCGGGGCGGACCGGGACCGGCTCGGCGAGCTGGCCCGGCTGTTCGCCCTGGGCCGGGTCGCGCGCGACAGCGGGAACCTCCTCGCGGCCGGGCACCTGAGCGCCGGTCAGGCGGAGGCGCTGACGGACCACACCGAACGGCTCATCGAGGCGGTGGCCCCCCACCTCCCGGAGCTCGCCGACGCCTTCGCCCTCCCCGAGGAGATGCTCGCCGACTGGCCGATCACGCGCGCCGGATACGCCGAGGCGTACGACGATCCGGACGCCCACTGGCACACGGCGGCGGGCCGGTGA
- a CDS encoding beta-ketoacyl-[acyl-carrier-protein] synthase family protein has protein sequence MARDTGTATVVTGLGVVTPAGDDERAFWAGLCAGRSTARHCAELAGLPADFACRADRTDLDEAIGGRAAWRMARFAKMALVAARRAVADAGLRPDRWDGGRVGVVLGVGVGGVSALVDNVRRFDGGGAQAVSPLLAPMMMPNAAAGEIAIDLGAHGPSLAPATACASGATALATAHDLLATGRCDLVVAGGAESVLTPLVAAAFAQLGALSTRTGDPAAASRPFAPDRDGFVLGEGAGVLVLERAAHAAARGARVRAVLAGTGAATDAHHPTAPDPGGHGARRAVEAALDAAGWAAHEVGHINAHGTSTPLNDAMEAELIAGLFPHRPPVTAPKGVLGHTLAAAGAIEAAATVLTLEHGVVPPVANLDAPPADWDIDCVTKAPRRLRVERAVSHSFGFGGHNVALCFERLRPSGR, from the coding sequence ATGGCGCGGGACACCGGGACGGCGACCGTGGTGACGGGGCTGGGGGTGGTCACCCCCGCGGGCGACGACGAGCGCGCCTTCTGGGCCGGGCTGTGCGCGGGGCGGTCCACGGCCCGGCACTGCGCGGAACTGGCCGGGCTGCCCGCCGACTTCGCCTGCCGGGCCGACCGGACCGATCTGGACGAGGCCATCGGGGGCCGCGCCGCCTGGCGGATGGCGCGGTTCGCGAAGATGGCCCTGGTGGCCGCGCGCCGGGCCGTCGCCGACGCGGGGCTGCGCCCGGACCGCTGGGACGGCGGCCGGGTGGGCGTCGTGCTCGGCGTCGGCGTCGGCGGGGTCTCCGCGCTCGTGGACAACGTCCGCCGGTTCGACGGCGGCGGCGCCCAAGCCGTCTCGCCGCTGCTCGCGCCGATGATGATGCCCAACGCGGCGGCCGGCGAGATCGCCATCGACCTGGGCGCCCACGGCCCCAGCCTGGCCCCGGCCACCGCCTGCGCGTCGGGCGCCACCGCCCTCGCCACCGCGCACGACCTCCTCGCCACCGGCCGGTGCGACCTCGTCGTCGCGGGCGGCGCGGAATCCGTCCTGACGCCCCTGGTCGCCGCGGCCTTCGCCCAGCTGGGCGCGCTGTCCACGCGCACCGGCGACCCGGCCGCCGCCTCCCGCCCCTTCGCACCCGACCGCGACGGCTTCGTCCTCGGCGAGGGCGCCGGGGTGCTCGTCCTGGAGCGGGCCGCGCACGCGGCGGCCCGGGGCGCCCGGGTACGGGCCGTGCTCGCCGGGACCGGGGCCGCCACGGACGCCCACCACCCCACCGCGCCCGACCCCGGCGGCCACGGCGCCCGGCGCGCCGTCGAGGCCGCCCTGGACGCGGCGGGCTGGGCCGCCCACGAGGTCGGCCACATCAACGCGCACGGCACCTCGACTCCGCTGAACGACGCGATGGAGGCCGAGCTGATCGCCGGTCTCTTCCCGCACCGGCCCCCGGTCACCGCCCCGAAGGGCGTCCTCGGGCACACGCTCGCCGCCGCCGGCGCGATCGAGGCCGCCGCCACCGTGCTCACCCTCGAACATGGGGTCGTCCCGCCGGTCGCCAACCTGGACGCCCCGCCCGCCGACTGGGACATCGACTGCGTCACCAAGGCGCCGCGCCGCCTGCGCGTCGAGCGGGCCGTCAGCCACTCGTTCGGCTTCGGCGGGCACAACGTCGCCCTGTGCTTCGAACGGCTTCGCCCCTCCGGCCGGTGA
- a CDS encoding carbohydrate kinase family protein: protein MPDRPDFLVIGECVADIVRVPAAPDRVHAGGSPANLAYGLARLGHDAALLTQLGRDDNGRLIRAHLTGAGVEVLTDGAPGRTPSAVVTLDGEGRAAYAFDIAWTLGRVALDRQPRHVHTGSIAAVTEPGAATVLAAVESLRTAATVSYDPNVRPALMGDHTTAVRRVERCVGLSDVVKASDEDLGWLYPGQDPAEAARRWLASGPALVLVTRGGDGATAVLPGGQVETGALPADVVDTVGAGDAFMSGTLHALAAHGLLGASGRERLRSPEQGAVSDVLRHAAASAAVTVARAGANPPDEAELRGALGPA, encoded by the coding sequence ATGCCCGACCGCCCCGACTTCCTGGTCATCGGTGAATGCGTCGCCGACATCGTCCGCGTCCCGGCCGCCCCCGACCGGGTGCACGCCGGGGGCAGCCCCGCCAACCTGGCGTACGGCCTGGCCAGGCTCGGCCACGACGCGGCGCTGCTCACCCAGCTGGGCCGGGACGACAACGGACGGCTGATCCGCGCGCATCTCACCGGGGCGGGGGTCGAGGTGCTGACGGACGGGGCGCCCGGCCGCACCCCGTCGGCCGTCGTCACCCTGGACGGCGAGGGCCGCGCCGCGTACGCGTTCGACATCGCCTGGACGCTCGGCCGGGTCGCGCTCGACCGGCAGCCCCGGCACGTCCACACCGGGTCGATCGCGGCGGTGACCGAACCGGGCGCGGCCACGGTGCTCGCCGCCGTCGAGTCGCTGCGGACGGCCGCCACCGTCAGCTACGACCCCAATGTGCGGCCCGCGCTGATGGGCGACCACACCACCGCCGTGCGCCGGGTCGAGCGGTGCGTGGGCCTCAGCGACGTCGTCAAGGCCAGTGACGAGGACCTGGGCTGGCTGTACCCGGGCCAGGACCCGGCCGAGGCCGCCCGGCGCTGGCTGGCGTCCGGCCCCGCGCTCGTCCTCGTCACCCGGGGCGGCGACGGCGCCACGGCGGTGCTGCCCGGCGGTCAGGTGGAGACCGGCGCGCTCCCCGCCGACGTCGTGGACACGGTGGGCGCGGGGGACGCCTTCATGTCCGGCACCCTGCACGCGCTCGCCGCCCACGGCCTGCTCGGCGCGTCCGGCCGCGAGCGGCTGCGCTCCCCGGAGCAGGGCGCGGTGAGCGACGTACTGCGCCACGCGGCGGCCTCGGCGGCCGTGACGGTCGCCCGGGCCGGGGCGAACCCGCCGGACGAGGCGGAGTTGCGCGGGGCGCTCGGGCCGGCCTGA
- a CDS encoding ABC transporter substrate-binding protein, producing the protein MNERSVWQFTDDRGQLSATGEIPQRVLAYIQAGATLWDHGIRPAGLFGSGHDDPAAPDPAKTGSLPLDGVAYAGAGTTLDVDALLRCAPDLVVAVSYGGGQVYGLDPETAKHLEGHVPVVVIDVGQARTLAEIGDRFAELARSLGAEEPASATRELDAARDRLRALTTGPDRARVLALSPADQDQAYLARPRMWPELRVLADLGVGLIEPAEGPGANWSTAGWTEAAALRPDVVLADIRVNAVPLAELRDNAEWAAVAATARVVPWNPEPVCSAHAHARFLELVADALDAPDTA; encoded by the coding sequence GTGAACGAGCGGAGCGTGTGGCAATTCACCGACGATCGGGGGCAGTTGTCGGCAACCGGCGAGATCCCGCAACGGGTGCTCGCCTACATCCAGGCCGGCGCGACCCTGTGGGACCACGGGATACGCCCGGCCGGGCTTTTCGGCTCCGGCCACGACGACCCGGCCGCACCCGACCCCGCGAAGACCGGGTCGCTCCCGCTGGACGGGGTCGCGTACGCCGGTGCCGGGACCACCCTGGACGTGGACGCCTTACTGCGCTGCGCACCGGACCTCGTCGTCGCCGTCAGCTACGGCGGCGGCCAGGTCTACGGCCTCGACCCGGAGACCGCCAAGCACCTGGAGGGCCACGTCCCGGTCGTCGTCATCGACGTCGGCCAGGCGCGCACCCTCGCCGAGATCGGCGACCGGTTCGCCGAACTGGCCCGCTCGCTCGGCGCCGAGGAACCGGCGTCGGCGACCCGCGAACTGGACGCCGCCCGGGACCGCCTGCGCGCGCTCACCACGGGCCCGGACCGCGCGAGGGTCCTCGCCCTGTCCCCGGCGGACCAGGACCAGGCCTACCTGGCCCGCCCCCGCATGTGGCCCGAGCTCCGGGTCCTCGCCGACCTCGGCGTCGGCCTGATCGAACCCGCCGAGGGCCCCGGGGCCAACTGGTCCACGGCCGGCTGGACCGAGGCCGCCGCCCTGCGCCCCGATGTCGTCCTCGCCGACATCCGGGTCAACGCGGTCCCGCTCGCCGAGCTGCGCGACAACGCCGAGTGGGCGGCCGTCGCCGCGACGGCCCGCGTGGTCCCGTGGAACCCGGAACCGGTGTGCAGCGCCCACGCCCACGCCCGGTTCCTGGAGCTGGTCGCCGACGCGCTGGACGCTCCGGACACGGCCTGA
- a CDS encoding GNAT family N-acetyltransferase, with amino-acid sequence MTSHPGLRPYRPEDSAALSDICIRTADGGGDARDIYPDHELVPSIFATPYAELEPDLTFVLDDGTGRAVGYILGTSDTPRFVKEYRESWLPRVADRYPLPEGPPRSPADEMTALLHNPERMVLPELAAHPAHLHIDLLPDWQRKGYGKELMHTFLAALNAKGVEGVHLSMLTSNTPARAFYDRLGFTEIHVPDPGPVSYLVRGTRTDR; translated from the coding sequence GTGACCTCGCATCCCGGCCTCCGGCCCTACCGCCCCGAAGACAGCGCCGCGCTCTCCGACATCTGCATACGCACCGCCGACGGCGGCGGCGACGCCCGGGACATCTACCCGGACCACGAGCTGGTCCCGTCCATCTTCGCCACGCCCTACGCCGAGCTGGAACCGGACCTCACCTTCGTCCTGGACGACGGCACGGGCCGCGCGGTCGGCTACATCCTCGGCACCTCCGACACGCCCCGCTTCGTGAAGGAGTACCGCGAGAGCTGGCTGCCCCGGGTCGCCGACCGCTACCCGCTGCCCGAGGGCCCGCCGCGGAGCCCCGCCGACGAGATGACCGCCCTCCTGCACAACCCGGAGCGCATGGTCCTGCCCGAACTCGCCGCCCACCCCGCCCACCTGCACATCGACCTGCTGCCCGACTGGCAGCGCAAGGGGTACGGGAAGGAGCTGATGCACACCTTCCTCGCGGCGCTGAACGCCAAGGGCGTCGAGGGCGTCCATCTGTCCATGCTCACCTCCAACACACCGGCCAGGGCCTTCTACGACCGGCTCGGCTTCACCGAGATCCACGTCCCCGATCCGGGCCCCGTCAGCTACCTCGTACGCGGCACCAGGACGGACCGGTAG
- a CDS encoding cupin — MDAPNDLNALAAEHLAAARDAPHGRSAHLLLHQDPLRQTVIALTSGSALDEHNAPPAASLQVLRGSVRLTAASGDVELTPGRLHPIPQERHGLLALEDAVVLLTAVNP, encoded by the coding sequence ATGGACGCTCCGAACGACTTGAATGCCCTCGCCGCCGAGCACCTGGCCGCCGCCCGCGACGCCCCGCACGGCCGCAGCGCCCACCTCCTGCTCCACCAGGACCCGCTGCGGCAGACCGTCATCGCACTCACCTCGGGCTCCGCGCTGGACGAGCACAACGCCCCGCCCGCCGCCTCGCTCCAGGTCCTGCGCGGCTCCGTCCGGCTCACCGCCGCCTCCGGCGACGTCGAACTGACCCCCGGACGACTGCACCCGATCCCGCAGGAGCGGCACGGGCTGCTCGCCCTGGAGGACGCGGTCGTCCTCCTCACCGCCGTCAACCCCTGA
- a CDS encoding glycoside hydrolase family 13 protein: MAANRPSEATAQWWRDAAIYQIYVRSFADGDGDGTGDLAGVRARLPYLVELGVDALWFTPWYLSPLADGGYDVADYRTIDPAFGTLAEAEKLIAEARELGIRTIVDIVPNHVSDQHAWFRAALEAGSGSPERDLFHFRKGRGANGEIPPNDWVSEFGGTPWTRLDDGEWYLHLFATQQPDLNWAHPAVRREHEDVLRFWFERGVAGVRIDSAALLAKDPALPDFVIGSDPHPFVDRDELHDIYRSWRAIADEYGGVFVGEVWLPDTERFARYLRPDELHTAFNFNFLACPWEAEKLRTAIDDTLSEHASVGAPATWVLCNHDVTRTVTRYGREETGFDFAAKTFGTPTDLALGTRRARAAALLSLALPGAAYLYQGEELGLPEADIPLDRIQDPMHFRKNGADPGRDGCRVPMPWAAGEPYAGFGATTETWLPQPEGWSGYAADIQNGDPDSMLNLYREALRLRRSEPGFGTEGEPGIQRLSWLDAAPGVLAFARTGGPLCVVNLAAEAAELPPHSAVLLTSGPLDEVGRLPQDTAVWLRA, from the coding sequence GTGGCAGCCAACCGTCCGTCCGAGGCCACCGCACAGTGGTGGCGCGACGCCGCCATCTACCAGATCTACGTACGCAGCTTCGCCGATGGCGACGGCGACGGCACCGGCGATCTGGCAGGGGTACGGGCCAGGCTGCCCTACCTCGTGGAGCTGGGCGTGGACGCCCTCTGGTTCACCCCCTGGTACCTCTCGCCGCTGGCCGACGGCGGCTACGACGTGGCCGACTACCGTACGATCGACCCCGCGTTCGGCACCCTCGCCGAGGCCGAGAAACTCATCGCCGAGGCCCGCGAGCTGGGCATCCGCACCATCGTGGACATCGTGCCCAACCACGTCTCCGACCAGCACGCGTGGTTCCGCGCCGCCCTCGAGGCCGGCTCCGGCAGCCCCGAGCGCGACCTCTTCCACTTCCGCAAGGGCCGCGGCGCCAACGGCGAGATCCCGCCCAACGACTGGGTCTCCGAATTCGGCGGCACCCCCTGGACCAGGCTGGACGACGGCGAGTGGTACCTCCACCTCTTCGCCACCCAGCAGCCCGACCTCAACTGGGCCCACCCCGCCGTCCGCCGCGAGCACGAGGACGTCCTGCGCTTCTGGTTCGAACGCGGCGTCGCCGGCGTACGCATCGACTCCGCCGCCCTGCTCGCCAAGGACCCCGCACTCCCCGACTTCGTCATCGGCAGCGACCCGCACCCCTTCGTCGACCGCGACGAACTCCACGACATCTACCGCTCCTGGCGCGCCATCGCCGACGAGTACGGTGGCGTGTTCGTCGGCGAGGTCTGGCTCCCCGACACCGAGCGCTTCGCCCGCTACCTGCGCCCCGACGAGCTGCACACCGCCTTCAACTTCAACTTCCTGGCCTGCCCGTGGGAGGCGGAGAAGCTGCGGACCGCCATCGACGACACGCTCTCCGAGCACGCCTCGGTCGGCGCCCCCGCCACCTGGGTCCTCTGCAACCACGACGTCACCCGGACCGTCACCCGCTACGGCCGCGAGGAGACCGGGTTCGACTTCGCCGCCAAGACCTTCGGCACCCCCACCGACCTGGCCCTCGGCACCCGCCGGGCCCGCGCCGCCGCCCTCCTCTCGCTGGCCCTGCCCGGCGCGGCCTACCTCTACCAGGGCGAGGAACTGGGCCTGCCCGAGGCCGACATCCCGCTCGACCGCATCCAGGACCCGATGCACTTCCGCAAGAACGGCGCCGACCCGGGCCGGGACGGCTGCCGGGTGCCCATGCCCTGGGCGGCGGGCGAACCGTACGCCGGGTTCGGGGCCACCACGGAGACCTGGCTCCCGCAGCCGGAGGGCTGGTCCGGCTACGCCGCCGACATCCAGAACGGCGACCCGGACTCCATGCTCAACCTCTACCGCGAGGCCCTGCGGCTGCGGCGCTCCGAACCGGGCTTCGGAACTGAGGGCGAGCCCGGCATCCAGCGGCTGAGCTGGCTCGACGCCGCGCCCGGGGTGCTCGCCTTCGCCAGGACCGGCGGACCGCTGTGCGTCGTCAACCTGGCCGCCGAGGCCGCGGAGCTGCCCCCGCACAGCGCGGTGCTGCTCACCAGCGGACCCCTGGACGAGGTGGGGCGCCTCCCGCAGGACACGGCGGTGTGGCTGCGCGCCTGA